In the Pseudonocardia sediminis genome, TGATCGGCCGGTTGTCCAGGTTGATCCGCTCGGTGGCGCGCTGCAGGTGCGGGCTGGTGTAGCGGCCGGTGCGCAGCCCGATCTCGGTGAGCAGCGCGTCGACCATCCGGGCGGTGGAGGTCTTGCCGTTGGTGCCGGTCAGGTGCACGACCGGGTAGGCGCGCTGCGGGTCGCCGAGGGCGTCACAGAGGGCCTGGATCCGGTCGAGGGAGGGCTCCATGACCGACTCCGGCCAGCGCCGGTCCAGTGCCGCGTCGACGGCCAGGAACTCGGCGAACCCGGCCACGGTCGACTGCGCCGGGACGACGTCCGGGGTCTCGCCGCCCCGGATCTCGTTCAGGACGTGCGCGAGCACCGCGTCCTGCGCGGTGTCCTCCGGGGAGTGGATCTCCCCCTCGCCCTCGGGCCGCTCGTCGGAGCGGTCCGGGGCGCCGTCCGGATCGGCGTCGTCGCCGTCGCCGTCGGTGTCGCCGGGCTCGTCGTCGGCGCGCTCGGCGTCGCCGAACCCGCCCTCGGCCCAGCGGTCGCCTCCGTAGGTGATGCCGTCCTGCCGGCCGCCGCCGCCGTCGCGGTCACCGCCGAAGTCGTCGTAGGCGCTGCGGTCGTACGCGCCCACCTCGTCCCCGGTACCGCCCTCGGACGGGTCGCCGTCGTGGCCGTCGCGCGGGCCGCTCCCCCGGTCGCTCATGACTCCGGCAGCGCGGCGAGGCGGGCGCCGATCCGCTCGATCTCCGACAGGGCGGTCTCCTGCCGGGCCCGGATGCCGTCCACCACGTCGGCCGGGGCCTTCTCGGTGAACTTCGGGTTGTTGAGCTTCTTGTCCGCCTGGTCCCGCTCCTTCTCGGCGGCGGCCAGGTCACGGCCGAGGCGGGCCCGCTCCGCGGCGACGTCGATCGCCCCGGAGGTGTCCAGCTCGACGTGGACAGCCGTGGACCCGCTGACCGGGACCTCGATCGTCGCGGTGGCGGCGAAGTCGTCGCCGGGGGCGTCGAGGCGGGTCAGGAACCGCACCGCGGCCTCGTGACCGGTCAGGTCGGCCGCGGCCAGGTTCTCCAGCTTCGCGGCGACCGACCGGCGGTCCGGCAGCCCCTGCTCGGTCCGGAACCGGCGGACCTCGGTGATCAGCTTCTGGACGGCCTGCACGCGGGCGACGGCGTCCGGCTCGACGGGCGCGCCGGCGTCGACGGGCCAGGCCGCGGTCACGACCGTCTCCCGGCCGGTCAGCGCCGTCCACAGCGCCTCGGTGACGAACGGGACGATCGGGTGCAGCATCCGCAGCAGCGCGTCGAGGACGTGCCCGAGCACCGCCTGCGTGCCCTCGGCGACCGCTCCGCCCTGCTCCAGCTGCGGCTTGGCCAGCTCGACGTACCAGTCGGCGACCTCGTCCCAGGTGAAGTGGTAGAGCCCCTCGGTGGCCTTGGCGAACTGGAAGGACTCCAGCAGCTCGTCGATCTCTTCCCGGACCTCGCGCAACCGGCCGAGGATCCAGCGGTCGGCGTCGGTGCGGTCGGCCGGCGCGGGCAGCTCCAGGTCCGCCGACGCGCCCTTGGAGAGCGCGAACCGCGTGATGTTCCAGAGCTTGGTGGTGAAGTTCCGCGACGCCGCGACCCACTCCGTGGACAGCGACATGTCCGTGCCCGGGTTCGAGCCGCGGGCGATCGTGAAGCGCAGCGCGTCGGCGCCGAACTCGTCGATCATCTCCAGCGGGTCGATCACGTTGCCCTTGGACTTGGACATCTTCTTGCCGTGCTCGTCGCGGATCAGCCCGTGCAGGTACACGTGCTCGAACGGCGCCTTCTCCATGGCGTAGGTGCCGAACATCATCATCCGGACGACCCAGAAGAACAGGATGTCGTAGCCCGTGACCAGCACCGACGTCGGGTAGTAGTGCTGCAGGTCGGCCGTCGAGTCCGGCCAGCCGAGGGTGGAGAACGGCCACAGACCCGAGGAGAACCAGGTGTCGAGGACGTCCTCGTCGCGACGCCAGCCCTCACCGGTCGGGGCCTCGTCGTCCGGGCCGAGACACACGGTCTCGCCGTCCGGGCCGTACCAGACCGGGATGCGGTGGCCCCACCACAGCTGGCGCGAGATGCACCAGTCGTGCATGCCGTCGACCCAGTCGAAGAAGCGCTTGGCCTGCTCCTTCGGGTGGATCGTGGTCTCGCCGGAACGCACCGCGTCGCCGGAGGCCTTCGCCAGCCGCTCGACGCGGACGAACCACTGCAGGCTCAGCCGCGGCTCGATGACGACGCCGGTGCGCGAGTCGTGCCCGACGCTGTGTACGTAGGGGCGCTTCTCGGCGACGATCCGGCCCTGCCCGGCGAGCTCCTCGCGGATCGCGACCCGCGCCTCGAACCGGTCCATGCCGTCGAACCGGGTTCCGGTCCCGGCGATGACGCCGGCCTCGTCCATGATCGTCGGCATCGGCAGGTCGTGCCGGCGGCCCATCTCGAAGTCGTTCGGGTCGTGCGCCGGGGTGATCTTGACGGCGCCGGAGCCGAACGACGGGTCGACGTAGTCGTCGGCGACGACCGGGATCTCTCGGCCGGTGATCGGCATCGTGATCGTGGTGCCGTGCAGGTGGGTGTAGCGCTCGTCGTCGGGGTGCACGGCCACGGCGGTGTCGCCGAGCATCGTCTCGACGCGGGTGGTGGCCACGACGATCTCGCGGTCCCCGTCGCCGTAGCGCATGGAGACGAGCTCGCCCTCGACCTCCTTGTGGTCCACCTCGATGTCGCTGATCGCGCTCTGCAGCGACGGCGACCAGTTGACCAGGCGCTCCGCGCGGTAGATCAGGCCGTCGTCGAACATCTTCTTGAAGACGGTCTGCACCGCACGGGACAGGCCGTCGTCGAGGGTGAAGCGCTCGCGCGACCAGTCGACGCCGTCACCGAGGCGCCGCATCTGGCCCAGGATCGAGCCGCCGGACTCGCGCTTCCAGTCCCAGACCTTCTCCACGAACAGCTCGCGGCCGAAGTCGTGGCGGGTCTTGCCGTCGACGGCGATCTGGCGTTCGACGACGGACTGGGTCGCGATGCCGGCGTGGTCCATGCCGGGCAGCCACAGCGCGTCGTAGCCCTGCATGCGGCGACGACGGGTCAGCGCGTCGATCAGGGTGTGGTCCATCGCGTGCCCGAGGTGCAGGCTGCCGGTCACGTTCGGCGGCGGGATGACGATGCAGAACGGCGGCTTGCCCGACGACGGGTCGGCCTCGAAGTACCCGCGATCGACCCACCGCTGGTACATGTCGCCTTCTACCTCGCCCGGGTTCCACTTGGCGGGGAGGTCTGCGGCTCCATGAGCAGGGCGCGGTGGGAGGGTTTCGGTCACGCTGTCAAGTCTACGAGGCCACCCCGACAGGAATTGCGCGCCCCGATCCGTCCCTCACCCCGCGGGGTCGGGGAGCAGCGCGGCGTGCAGCCGGGGCCACCCGAGGACCGGACCGGCACGTCGTTCGCGCAGCAGCTCCGGGTCGAGCACCCGCACCTCCCCCGACGACGGCTCGTAGACCCGCCAGCCCGGTCCGGCCTCGCCGATCGCCAGCACCCAGTGCCGCGGCAGCCACGTCCCGACCATCACCGGCACCGGCCTCCCGGCCCGCACCGCCGTGGTGACGGCGTCGAACGCGCCGGTGAGGTCGGCCGACGAGGTGTCGTCCACCCAGCTGAGGCGGTACCGCCCGGCCGCCGGAGCGTGGCGGTGCAACCACTGCAGGAGCCCGAACGGCGTGGTGCCGACGAAGCGTGGCCACCACCGATTGGCCTGGCGGTGTACCAGCTTCTGCGCCGCTCCGAAGCGGTCGCCGAATCGCTCGCCCGTGCCGTCCGGGCCGGTGTCGAACCATCCCGGCTCGGTCGCGGCGGCCAGCACCGTGAGCACGGTGGGCCCACACGTCGTCCCGTCGACCTGGCGCAGCAGGACGCCGTCACGCCACTGCGGCCCGGTGCCGCCGGTGAGAAGGCCCGGCAGCACGGGGTGAGCGCCACCGCGTTCGGCGTCGACGCCGGAGGGCCGGACGCCGAACGACCGCCCCGTCGGCGGGGACCCGGACGAATGCCCGGTCGGCCGTCCGGTCGGCGACGGCACGGTGGACGACGGTCCGGTCGGCGGCACGGTGGAGGGCGGTCCGGTCGGCGGCAGCAAGGTGGACGACGGTCCGGTCGACGGCTGCCCCGTCGGCGACGCCCCGAACGGCGGCCGCGAGCCAGCGAGCCCCGCACGGGCGCTCGCTCCACGAGCTGGACGGCGGCCCCACCCCGTGAGACGGGCCGCCACACCTCCGACCGTCAGCACGGCCGCTCCTCTCGTCCGCAACGCGCGCAGAACTACCCACCGCGTGCGCCGGGACGCGCGCGAGCACCATTCTGCGCGCGTCACGGCCCGGCCGACATCGATCACCCGGGTTCTGGGCACCGGCCGAAGCCGAGCGGCCCGGACGCGCGCTCGCCGTCCGGACGCGCGACGGGCGATGCGATGCGCACGCGGCCGCGGTCGCGTCACGACGTGCGGCGCGCGTCCGGCCGAGAGCACCTCGTCGACGCGCACCCACCCCGCCGTCGCGCACCGAGCCGCTCGACGCGACCCCCGCGGAGTGCGCGTCCGCCGGTCGGGTGGGCGCCCACGGGTCAGGTGCGCGCCCGTCGGTCGGGTGCGCGATCGCCGGTCGGGTGCGCGATCGCCGGTCGGGTGCGCGTCCACGGGTCGGGCGCACCCGCGGGTCAGGTGCGCACCCGCCGGTCGGGTGCGCTTCGGCGGGCACAGCGCGCGATCGTCCGCGTAGGGCGGTCCTCATCCCGGCGGACCCGATCGCCCCGGGCTCCGGCGCACCCGGACTGATCCGAGACGCGCGCTGACCGTCCGGCTGCGCACCGAACGGTGCGATGCGCGCGCGGCCGCGGTCGCGGCACGACGTGCGGCGCGCGTCCGGCCGAGAGCACCTCGTCGACGCGCACCCACCCCGCCGTCGCGCACCGAGCCGCTCGACGCGACCCCCGCGGAGTGCGCGTCCGCCGGTCGGGTGGGCGCCCACGGGTCAGGTGCGCGCCCGTCGGTCGGGTGCGCGATCGCCGGTCGGGTGCGCGATCGCCGGTCGGGTGCGCGTCCACGGGTCGGGCGCACCCGCGGGTCAGGTGCGCACCCGCCGGTCGGGTGCGCTTCGGCGGGCACAGCGCGCGATCGTCCGCGTAGGGCGGTCCTCATCCCGGCGGACCCGATCGCCCCGGGCTCCGGCGCACCCGGACTGATCCGAGACGCGCGCTGACCGTCCGGCTGCGCACCGAACGGTGCGATGCGCGCGCGGCCGCGGTCGCGGCACGACGTGCGGCGCGCGTCCGGCCGAGAGCACCTCGTCGACGCGCACCCACCCCGCCGTCGCGCACCGAACCGGTCGACGCGCCCCCCGCGGAGTGCGCGTCCACCGTTGAGGTGCGCGTCCACCTGTGGGGTGCGCGTCCACAGTCGCAGGGCGCACCCGACGGGCGGGCAGGGACGGTCAGCCGACGGCGCCGCGGCGGCGGTCGACCGACCAGGAGACCGTGCCCAGGGCGACGGCTCCTGCTATCAGACCCACCCCGATCAGCGACGGCGCCGTGAACCCCCACCCGGCGGAGATGGCGAGCCCGCCCAGGGCCGGGCCGAGGGAGTTGCCGACGTTGAACGCCGACGTGTTCGTGGCGCTGGCCAGCGTCGGCGCCGATCCGGCGAGGGCGAACACCCGGCTGTTCAACGGCGCCGCGGCCACGAACGCGATCAGGCCGAGCGCGACGATCAGTGGCACCGCGGCGGCGGGCGTCCCGGCCGTCAGACCGAGCACCCCGAGCAGGACGGCGGCCGCGACGAGGGCGGAGAACAGCGTCGTCCACGGGTGCGCGTCGGCGACCCGGCCACCGATCGTCACGCCGACGAAGCTGCCCAGACCGAACCCGAGCTGCACCACCGGTACCCAGCCCGGGGCGAGCCCGGTGACCTCGGTCAGCAACGGCGCGACGTAGGCCAGCATGCCGACCATCCCGGCCTGGTAGAGCGAGGTCGTGCCCAGGACCAGCAGCAGCCCGTAGCTGGCGGCCAGCGCGCCGACCGCGTGCGTCGCGATCACCACCAGCAGCATCGTGACGAGCGTGGTGCGCCGCGGCAGCCGCAGGGTCAGCACGGCCATCGCCGGCGCCCCGACGATCATGCCGACGGCGAAGGCGGAGATCAGGTAACCGACCTGCGGGATCGACACGCCCAGGTCGACGGCCATGTCCGGGAGCAGCCCGGTGATCAGAAACTCGCTGGTGCCCAAGACGAAGATGCTCGCGGCCAGCACCGGCACGATCCGGGGCACCCGCTCGCGCGGCGTCGCGGTGGTCCCCGGCGCGGTCGTCGACATCGCACTGCCTTCCGTACTCGCGGGACGCCGTATCGCCCGGCCGTGATCACCCGCCACAGGGACAACCACCCCGGCCGTCCCCGATCTTCCGGATTTCGACGATCGTGGAAGCCGCTGCCGGGCGTGGAGGCCGGGGCCGGAGGGGAACGTCGGGGCCGGGTGTGGAGGGCCGGCGCCGGGGCCGGGCCCTAGGGTCGGCGTCATGAGCGAGACAGCGACACTGACCCCGGACGTCGTGGACTTCCTCCGCCACGGCACCCGCACCGGCATGCTCGGCTGGGTCGCGCAGGACGGCCGTCCGCTGGTGGCCCCGGTCTGGTTCCTGGTCGAGGACGGCGAGATCGTGTTCAACACCGGCGCCGACACCGCCAAGGGCCGCGCCATCGCCCGCGACCCGCGGCTCGTGCTCACCGTGGACCTGCCGGAGCCGCCGTTCGCGTTCGTGCAGGTCCAGGGCGAGGCCCGGACGAGCACCGACCCGCAGGACCTGCTCCGCACCGCCACCGACCTCGGCGGGCGCTACATGGGCGCCGACCGCGCCGAGGAGTTCGGCCGCCGCAACGGGGTGCCGGGCGAGCTCGTGGTCCGGATCCGCCCGACGAAGGTCAACGCTCACCTGGACATGACCGCGTAGTCACCCGTCCCGGGGGCGTCAGGTCGCACGAACGGGTCCCACGGCGGGTCGGAGGTCGCTCTGCGTCGCGACCCGGGAGACGGTGCCCGGGTGCTTCCCCGCTCCCTCGCGCGGCTGCCGGCCGCCGCGACCGCCGCCGTCCTGGCCCTTCTCCCCGGCGCCCTTCTGCCCGGCGTCCTGTTACCGGGCACCGCCGCGGCCGAGCCGCCCCCGCCGGAACCGCCGAGGGCCGAGCGTCCCGCCGGCGCCGCGACGATCCCCGGTAACTACGCCGACCCGACGATCGTCGCGTTCGACGGCACCTACTACCTCTACCCGACCACCGACGGCGCCGGAGCGGCCGACGCGTCGTTCCGCGTCTTCTCGTCGAAGGACCTCGTGACCTGGCGCGACCGCGGGGAGGTGCTCGGGCTCGGCCCGGACGTCGACTGGGCCGAGCGCAACGCGTGGGCCCCGGCGGTCGCCCGCAGGGACGGGCGCTACTTCTTCTACTACACCGCCGACATGCGGATCGGCGTCGCGGTCGGCGACTCCCCCACCGGCCCGTTCACCGACATCGGACGTCCCCTGGTGGAGGCGAACACGAGCGGGCGGGGACAGTCGATCGACCCGGCGACGTTCACCGCCCCCGACGGCACCACGTACCTGTACTGGGGAAACGGCGAGGCGTTCGTGGTCCCGCTCAACGCCGACATGGTCTCGTTCGACCCGGGGAAGGTCCGCCGGATCGACGGTCTGGACGGCTTCGGCGAGGGCCTGCACATGGCGCGGCGCGGCGGCACCTACCACCTGACGTGGTCGATCGGTGTGTTCACCAGCGAGGACTACCGCGTCGGCTACGCCACCGCGACGAGCCCGACCGGGCCGTTCACCGACCGCGGCGTGATCCTCTCCAAAGACGCGGCGAAGGGGATCCGCGGCACCGGGCACGACTCGGTGCTGCAGATCCCCGGGACCGACGAATGGTTCATGGCGTACCACCGCTTCACGATCCCCGGCGGCGACGGCACCCACCGCCAGATCACCCTCGACCGGATCCCGATCGGCGCGAACGGCGTGTTCGGCCGGGTCACCCCGACCCTCACCGGTCCCTCGGAACGGCCGGCGCTCACGGGGTGAGGGTGGTCCCCCACAGCTCCTCGCCCTGCTGCCCGCGCAGCGTCACCCGCATCTCCCGGCCGCCGGGCGCGACCTCGAGCTCGCCGAAGTGCTGGAAACCCTCCAGCGGCGACGCGCCCTGACGCGACGGGCCGCGGGTGAACACCGCCTCCGGCCCGAACGTCGGGTCCAGCTCGCTCGGACCGAACGCCCCCGCGTGCAGCGGCCCGGAGACGAACTCCCAGAACGGGTCGAAGCCGTCGAACGCCGCGCGGTCCGGCGAGTAGTGGTGCGCCGCGGTGTAGTGGACGTCCGCGGTCACCCAGACCACGCCGCGCACCTTCTTCCGGGCCAGCGCCGTCAGCACCCCGGCGATCTCGGACTCGCGCCCGGTCGGCGCGCTCGGCTCGCCGTTCGCGACGGCCTCCCACGCCGTGTCGCCGTCGGGGACGAGGATCCCGATCGGCATGTCCGACTGCACGATCTTCCAGGTCGCCCGGCTCGAGCTCAGCGCGTCCACGAGCCAGCGGGCCTGGCGCTCGCCGAGGATCCGTCCGCGCGGCCCGGTGTTCGGCCCGTTGGCGTCGCGGTAGTGGCGCATGTCCAGCACGAACACCTCGACGTGCGGCCCGTACGGGATCCGCCGGTACACCCGCCCGTCGACGGCGCGGCGCGGGTCCAGCGGCACCCACTCGTGGAACGCCCGGAACGCGCGCGGGGCCAGCACGTCGACGCGCTTCTCGGTGTACTTCGGATCCGTCAGGACCTCGCCGGGGTACCAGTTGTTGGTGACCTCGTGGTCGT is a window encoding:
- a CDS encoding valine--tRNA ligase; its protein translation is MTETLPPRPAHGAADLPAKWNPGEVEGDMYQRWVDRGYFEADPSSGKPPFCIVIPPPNVTGSLHLGHAMDHTLIDALTRRRRMQGYDALWLPGMDHAGIATQSVVERQIAVDGKTRHDFGRELFVEKVWDWKRESGGSILGQMRRLGDGVDWSRERFTLDDGLSRAVQTVFKKMFDDGLIYRAERLVNWSPSLQSAISDIEVDHKEVEGELVSMRYGDGDREIVVATTRVETMLGDTAVAVHPDDERYTHLHGTTITMPITGREIPVVADDYVDPSFGSGAVKITPAHDPNDFEMGRRHDLPMPTIMDEAGVIAGTGTRFDGMDRFEARVAIREELAGQGRIVAEKRPYVHSVGHDSRTGVVIEPRLSLQWFVRVERLAKASGDAVRSGETTIHPKEQAKRFFDWVDGMHDWCISRQLWWGHRIPVWYGPDGETVCLGPDDEAPTGEGWRRDEDVLDTWFSSGLWPFSTLGWPDSTADLQHYYPTSVLVTGYDILFFWVVRMMMFGTYAMEKAPFEHVYLHGLIRDEHGKKMSKSKGNVIDPLEMIDEFGADALRFTIARGSNPGTDMSLSTEWVAASRNFTTKLWNITRFALSKGASADLELPAPADRTDADRWILGRLREVREEIDELLESFQFAKATEGLYHFTWDEVADWYVELAKPQLEQGGAVAEGTQAVLGHVLDALLRMLHPIVPFVTEALWTALTGRETVVTAAWPVDAGAPVEPDAVARVQAVQKLITEVRRFRTEQGLPDRRSVAAKLENLAAADLTGHEAAVRFLTRLDAPGDDFAATATIEVPVSGSTAVHVELDTSGAIDVAAERARLGRDLAAAEKERDQADKKLNNPKFTEKAPADVVDGIRARQETALSEIERIGARLAALPES
- a CDS encoding family 43 glycosylhydrolase; the encoded protein is MLPRSLARLPAAATAAVLALLPGALLPGVLLPGTAAAEPPPPEPPRAERPAGAATIPGNYADPTIVAFDGTYYLYPTTDGAGAADASFRVFSSKDLVTWRDRGEVLGLGPDVDWAERNAWAPAVARRDGRYFFYYTADMRIGVAVGDSPTGPFTDIGRPLVEANTSGRGQSIDPATFTAPDGTTYLYWGNGEAFVVPLNADMVSFDPGKVRRIDGLDGFGEGLHMARRGGTYHLTWSIGVFTSEDYRVGYATATSPTGPFTDRGVILSKDAAKGIRGTGHDSVLQIPGTDEWFMAYHRFTIPGGDGTHRQITLDRIPIGANGVFGRVTPTLTGPSERPALTG
- a CDS encoding PPOX class F420-dependent oxidoreductase — translated: MSETATLTPDVVDFLRHGTRTGMLGWVAQDGRPLVAPVWFLVEDGEIVFNTGADTAKGRAIARDPRLVLTVDLPEPPFAFVQVQGEARTSTDPQDLLRTATDLGGRYMGADRAEEFGRRNGVPGELVVRIRPTKVNAHLDMTA
- a CDS encoding alkaline phosphatase D family protein, with amino-acid sequence MRSPLTRRSLFRSAAVAGLAVPAVAATASPASASAGPALLRPDRPSLTHGVQSGDVLPGSGLVWTRADRPSRMVVEVADNPEFRRARRLRGPVLTPATDLTGRLRVPATSREVHYRVVAESLDGRGASEPVTGMFRSTPGPRDGARIQWSGDVVGQGWGINPDVGGMRIFSAMADRDPDLFLHSGDTVYADGPLTETVTLPDGRTWRNVVTPEKRKVAETLAEYRGQYAYNLLDENVRRFNAAVPQINQWDDHEVTNNWYPGEVLTDPKYTEKRVDVLAPRAFRAFHEWVPLDPRRAVDGRVYRRIPYGPHVEVFVLDMRHYRDANGPNTGPRGRILGERQARWLVDALSSSRATWKIVQSDMPIGILVPDGDTAWEAVANGEPSAPTGRESEIAGVLTALARKKVRGVVWVTADVHYTAAHHYSPDRAAFDGFDPFWEFVSGPLHAGAFGPSELDPTFGPEAVFTRGPSRQGASPLEGFQHFGELEVAPGGREMRVTLRGQQGEELWGTTLTP
- a CDS encoding MFS transporter, coding for MSTTAPGTTATPRERVPRIVPVLAASIFVLGTSEFLITGLLPDMAVDLGVSIPQVGYLISAFAVGMIVGAPAMAVLTLRLPRRTTLVTMLLVVIATHAVGALAASYGLLLVLGTTSLYQAGMVGMLAYVAPLLTEVTGLAPGWVPVVQLGFGLGSFVGVTIGGRVADAHPWTTLFSALVAAAVLLGVLGLTAGTPAAAVPLIVALGLIAFVAAAPLNSRVFALAGSAPTLASATNTSAFNVGNSLGPALGGLAISAGWGFTAPSLIGVGLIAGAVALGTVSWSVDRRRGAVG